A DNA window from Armatimonadota bacterium contains the following coding sequences:
- the arsD gene encoding arsenite efflux transporter metallochaperone ArsD gives MKAIQIYDPAMCCSTGVCGPSVDSKLVKLAADVAYLKSQGVTVERYNLAHQPEAFTANPLVLAEMGAEAENLPLFIVEGQVMAKATYPSRSELSHWLNIEANATSEKTSVELPMASTKCCESEGERCC, from the coding sequence ATGAAAGCTATTCAAATCTATGACCCTGCCATGTGCTGTTCCACTGGAGTTTGCGGACCAAGCGTCGACTCCAAACTTGTCAAGTTAGCCGCCGATGTTGCGTATCTGAAGAGCCAAGGTGTCACGGTCGAGCGATACAACCTCGCCCATCAGCCAGAAGCCTTCACAGCGAACCCACTGGTTCTTGCGGAAATGGGCGCCGAGGCAGAGAATCTTCCTCTCTTCATTGTCGAAGGACAAGTGATGGCAAAAGCGACCTATCCGAGCCGTTCAGAACTCTCACATTGGCTGAACATTGAGGCAAATGCGACCTCAGAGAAGACTAGTGTCGAGTTGCCCATGGCGTCTACCAAGTGCTGTGAATCTGAAGGTGAAAGGTGTTGCTGA
- a CDS encoding helix-turn-helix domain-containing protein, whose protein sequence is MWRLKIRGRLRLFSPSNEPCSGLTQPELLLLAVLVDSPGALTSRAILASMIWEVDRCQDPRANLRVALARLRSRLPSFSFVEDGDLLGITPGWLDVDSSGSEELYHGSNQSWARSKREQEAGISQTPVLMAEALNLANSTPSAAVEFLVENEREWEFLPWHLVHPVLKTALGSSAGQKSAIRKTLFAIERHIGTVQGSDVGGDGLLARFCREAYAEGDWIRASKALRSLMVCASARGDFRDATYWSTEGERLASRIMDPYTKAGLLGNCAIVRIDAMDFRVGIRLLEESADAYARAGHPNGHAALTTIRSRALALAGKVKEARVAWEMAGAHYALDPEDRFAPWYQLTEALICRSECDYSGARGIAEGLLVSEGFRPGISFVAVCAETIASGRASQGELRHAASWLWFSRACQKVNNGAPSTLERWMWRDIRTKLGSELTSSDCRALRRRSARLAELRSINVECGG, encoded by the coding sequence ATGTGGCGTCTCAAAATCCGAGGTCGACTGCGACTGTTCTCCCCCAGCAACGAGCCGTGTTCGGGGCTAACTCAACCTGAATTGCTACTGCTAGCAGTGCTTGTAGACTCGCCTGGCGCGCTGACTTCCCGCGCAATTCTCGCCTCTATGATTTGGGAGGTTGATCGATGCCAAGATCCTCGCGCAAATCTCCGTGTAGCCCTGGCGCGGTTGAGGTCACGATTACCTTCTTTTTCATTTGTAGAAGATGGCGATTTACTCGGCATCACACCCGGTTGGCTGGATGTTGACTCTTCGGGCAGCGAGGAGTTGTATCACGGAAGCAACCAAAGCTGGGCGAGGTCAAAACGAGAGCAGGAGGCCGGCATTTCCCAGACCCCAGTCTTGATGGCAGAGGCATTGAATCTGGCGAATTCGACGCCGTCGGCTGCGGTTGAATTTCTAGTTGAGAATGAGCGTGAATGGGAGTTCTTGCCATGGCACCTTGTTCATCCTGTCTTGAAGACCGCCTTGGGTTCCTCCGCCGGCCAAAAGTCTGCGATCCGCAAAACGCTCTTCGCCATCGAGCGGCACATCGGAACCGTTCAAGGTTCGGATGTAGGTGGAGACGGATTGTTGGCTCGCTTCTGTCGCGAAGCCTACGCAGAAGGCGATTGGATTCGGGCAAGCAAAGCTCTGAGGTCACTGATGGTTTGCGCTTCAGCCCGCGGAGATTTTCGAGACGCAACGTATTGGAGTACCGAAGGAGAGAGGCTTGCTTCGCGCATTATGGACCCCTATACTAAAGCGGGGCTGCTCGGGAATTGCGCCATTGTCAGGATCGACGCAATGGATTTTCGTGTGGGCATCAGACTCCTAGAGGAGAGTGCTGACGCCTACGCTCGCGCCGGGCATCCAAACGGACATGCCGCTCTCACAACAATTCGAAGTCGAGCGCTCGCTCTTGCCGGGAAGGTCAAGGAGGCGAGAGTCGCTTGGGAGATGGCGGGTGCTCACTATGCCTTGGATCCAGAGGACAGATTCGCGCCCTGGTACCAACTTACCGAGGCTTTGATTTGCCGATCGGAATGTGACTATTCGGGAGCACGAGGAATTGCCGAAGGGCTCCTCGTTTCGGAGGGGTTCCGTCCCGGCATTAGCTTTGTTGCCGTTTGCGCCGAGACGATCGCTTCTGGAAGGGCCAGTCAAGGCGAACTCCGACATGCTGCCAGCTGGCTATGGTTTTCACGCGCCTGCCAGAAGGTAAACAATGGTGCGCCGAGCACACTCGAGCGTTGGATGTGGCGCGATATTCGGACGAAACTTGGATCAGAACTGACCTCCTCTGATTGCAGGGCATTGAGGCGTCGATCGGCTAGGCTCGCAGAGCTGCGATCGATCAATGTCGAATGCGGCGGATAA
- a CDS encoding response regulator transcription factor, translated as MNKQLLIVDDDPFLVSSLSRLLLANGFKVISASTIAEGYEQILIREPNLAILDLSLPDGDGNELCRKIREKYDFPILMLSSRAESIDKVTGLTIGADDYLTKPFDPHELVARIHALLRRSGKGGFDSDPQELKIGNISIDLKIREISVEGKVVSLTQTEFDVLAYLAKHRDQVVPREQLFRVVWGYDSEFASNSLDVLVYRIRTKIKAAGGTDLITTVRGFGFRLRSKLE; from the coding sequence ATGAACAAGCAACTTCTCATCGTCGATGACGATCCGTTCTTGGTTAGTTCGCTGAGCCGCCTGCTCCTGGCGAACGGCTTCAAGGTGATCAGCGCTTCAACCATCGCCGAAGGATACGAGCAGATTTTGATTCGTGAGCCAAATCTCGCCATTCTCGACCTGAGCCTTCCGGACGGTGACGGCAACGAACTGTGCCGAAAAATTCGCGAGAAATATGATTTCCCGATCTTGATGCTCAGCTCCCGGGCAGAGTCGATTGACAAGGTTACCGGGCTCACCATCGGAGCCGACGACTATCTGACGAAGCCGTTTGATCCTCACGAATTGGTAGCGCGAATCCACGCGCTCTTGCGGCGATCTGGCAAGGGCGGATTCGACTCCGATCCACAAGAGTTGAAGATCGGGAATATCTCAATCGACCTCAAAATCCGCGAGATTTCGGTGGAAGGGAAGGTCGTCTCTCTGACCCAAACTGAGTTTGATGTTCTGGCATATCTGGCCAAGCATCGCGACCAGGTTGTGCCTCGCGAACAGCTCTTCCGAGTGGTCTGGGGCTACGATTCTGAGTTCGCCAGCAACTCACTGGACGTGCTTGTTTACCGAATTCGCACGAAGATCAAAGCGGCCGGCGGGACTGACTTGATCACCACTGTCCGCGGCTTCGGCTTCCGCCTCCGCTCGAAGCTGGAGTAA
- a CDS encoding RtcB family protein, with product MNKVQDIPVWGAPILEDALKQIKVVADFGAEKVALMADHHVGYSMPIGGVAAYREHLSPSGVGYDIACGNKAVRLDIPAREVRTHIKRIMDDIFSKISFGIGQVNQVQVDHELFDRDAWKLHPAKSKKESARNQLGTVGSGNHYVDLFVDELERVWVGVHFGSRGLGHAIASHFIEAGGGSDGMHVPPVILHEKSALGEDYLQLMNLAGEYAYAGRDWVCDKVARILKAKIVEEVHNHHNFCWRETHGGVEYWVVRKGATPAFPGQKGFVGGSMGENSVIIEGVKSEHALDSLYSTIHGAGRVMSRTQAAGKRKGKTRIGGKISPKMMDDWVRQAGVELRGAGVDESPHCYKRLNEVLDHHDGTIKIIHTLKPIGVAMAGADVYDPYRD from the coding sequence ATGAACAAAGTACAAGATATTCCAGTATGGGGCGCACCGATTTTGGAAGATGCCCTGAAGCAGATTAAGGTGGTCGCTGATTTTGGCGCCGAAAAAGTTGCCTTGATGGCGGACCATCACGTGGGTTACTCGATGCCGATTGGCGGCGTGGCTGCATACCGTGAGCACTTATCCCCGAGTGGTGTCGGCTATGACATCGCCTGTGGGAACAAGGCGGTGCGCCTCGACATCCCGGCACGAGAAGTCCGAACGCACATCAAGCGGATCATGGACGACATCTTTTCGAAGATTTCGTTTGGTATCGGCCAAGTCAACCAGGTCCAAGTCGATCATGAGTTATTCGATCGCGATGCTTGGAAGCTGCATCCGGCAAAAAGCAAGAAGGAATCCGCCCGAAACCAATTGGGAACAGTTGGAAGCGGAAACCACTACGTCGACTTGTTTGTAGATGAATTGGAGCGCGTTTGGGTTGGAGTTCATTTCGGCTCCCGAGGGCTGGGCCACGCAATCGCGTCGCACTTCATTGAAGCGGGAGGCGGGTCGGATGGAATGCACGTTCCACCGGTGATCCTACACGAGAAGAGTGCGTTGGGTGAGGACTACCTGCAACTCATGAACCTAGCAGGCGAATACGCCTATGCTGGTCGGGATTGGGTGTGCGACAAGGTGGCGCGAATCTTGAAGGCGAAGATTGTGGAAGAGGTGCATAACCACCACAATTTCTGCTGGCGAGAAACCCACGGCGGTGTCGAATATTGGGTTGTTCGAAAAGGTGCAACTCCGGCGTTTCCTGGTCAAAAGGGATTCGTCGGTGGCTCGATGGGTGAAAATTCGGTGATCATCGAAGGAGTGAAATCGGAGCACGCACTGGACTCGCTTTACAGCACAATTCATGGCGCTGGGCGGGTGATGAGCCGGACCCAAGCAGCCGGAAAGCGGAAAGGGAAGACCAGAATCGGCGGGAAGATCTCGCCAAAAATGATGGACGACTGGGTCCGTCAGGCTGGCGTCGAACTTCGTGGTGCTGGTGTCGATGAGTCACCGCATTGCTATAAGCGGCTGAACGAAGTGTTGGATCATCACGATGGAACGATCAAGATCATCCACACTTTGAAGCCAATCGGCGTCGCCATGGCCGGCGCGGACGTTTACGATCCTTATCGTGATTGA
- a CDS encoding DUF4394 domain-containing protein: MKIKILLLSTVTIAAVSAQAVVVYGLSTRDQLVSFDSATPGMLTQATFISGLASNESLVGIDFRPATGQLYGLGSFGRIYTLNQSTGAATFVASLFNSTTMAPIMLSGTEFGIDFNPVPDRLRVTSNLGQNLRINVATGATVVDGTLNQSSGSPYIVASAYTNSFAGATSTTLYNIDSNSDMLTIQSPPNNGSQVMVGSLGMDVTALAGMDILTVGSTNTAYAALQVAGTQGSRFAMINLATGSASAIGMIGGEQTSDSLAIRDIAVTPVPEPATISTIAVGIAAMLRRRKKK, translated from the coding sequence ATGAAGATCAAAATCCTTCTTTTGTCTACAGTGACCATTGCGGCGGTTTCCGCGCAGGCCGTTGTCGTTTACGGACTTTCGACCCGAGACCAGCTCGTGTCATTTGACTCGGCGACTCCAGGAATGCTCACGCAAGCGACATTCATCTCTGGATTGGCGTCCAACGAATCCCTCGTCGGGATCGATTTTCGCCCGGCGACCGGTCAGTTGTACGGCCTGGGATCGTTTGGCAGAATCTACACCTTGAATCAAAGCACCGGCGCAGCCACCTTTGTCGCCTCGCTTTTTAATTCAACGACGATGGCGCCGATTATGCTCTCCGGAACGGAATTCGGAATCGACTTCAATCCGGTTCCAGACCGCCTCCGAGTCACCAGCAACCTCGGCCAGAATCTCCGAATCAACGTTGCGACCGGCGCGACGGTTGTCGACGGAACGCTCAACCAATCGTCTGGTTCGCCATACATCGTGGCTTCGGCGTACACCAATAGCTTCGCAGGAGCGACTTCGACAACGCTCTACAACATCGATTCGAATTCCGACATGCTCACGATCCAAAGCCCGCCAAACAACGGTTCGCAGGTGATGGTCGGCTCCCTCGGAATGGATGTGACCGCCCTGGCAGGTATGGACATCCTGACCGTGGGTTCGACCAACACGGCGTACGCCGCGCTCCAAGTTGCAGGGACGCAAGGATCGCGATTCGCGATGATCAACCTCGCCACCGGCAGCGCATCGGCCATCGGAATGATCGGCGGCGAGCAGACCAGCGATTCGTTGGCAATCCGCGACATCGCAGTGACTCCGGTTCCAGAACCAGCCACGATCTCCACGATCGCGGTCGGTATCGCGGCAATGCTGCGACGACGAAAGAAAAAGTAA
- a CDS encoding PEP-CTERM sorting domain-containing protein: MKCLFALASLIVATTAAHASFDMMLLPDTNGGVTRYDPVNRVRLGSFATGNPTPWHSVNLSSTSGEAYLTGNANYRFDYNTGTMIGSSAFPVGLTTSNLDGSRFVETFSTTFYTYNSSMSAINAFAPAGPTMLSGLSLATDRLAMMVIDSTPNVILRVRNDATSALVSTTLASTAIINNASAMTLMSTNVNFSTLRYGFFNGGNLTVQLLTVNLNTLSTSVTSSQTLTGYATTATVSIMRAHDGYWVVGRDSTTPSLTRITGVSAVGTVYSSYTTSDVSVPTSRWVGANVVAPEPGTMAALGIGVAALLRRRRKA; the protein is encoded by the coding sequence ATGAAATGCCTTTTTGCTTTGGCGAGTTTGATCGTGGCTACGACTGCCGCGCATGCCAGCTTTGATATGATGCTCTTGCCGGATACAAACGGGGGCGTGACACGGTATGACCCGGTGAACCGCGTTCGGCTGGGGAGCTTTGCCACTGGCAACCCGACCCCTTGGCATTCGGTAAACCTGAGCAGCACTTCTGGCGAGGCTTATTTGACGGGGAATGCGAACTATCGGTTTGATTACAACACGGGCACGATGATTGGATCGTCTGCGTTCCCGGTGGGCCTGACGACTTCTAACCTCGATGGGTCGCGGTTTGTGGAGACGTTTAGCACGACTTTCTACACCTACAATTCCAGCATGAGCGCCATCAACGCCTTCGCGCCTGCAGGCCCGACGATGCTTTCTGGCCTTTCTCTGGCGACGGATCGACTGGCGATGATGGTGATCGACTCTACTCCGAACGTGATTTTGAGGGTACGAAATGATGCGACCTCAGCGTTGGTCAGCACGACTCTGGCTTCGACGGCGATCATTAACAACGCCAGCGCGATGACGCTGATGTCCACAAATGTCAACTTCTCGACCTTAAGATACGGCTTTTTTAATGGCGGGAATCTGACGGTTCAGCTACTTACTGTTAATTTGAACACCCTGTCCACCAGTGTCACTTCGAGTCAAACTTTGACCGGTTATGCGACCACGGCCACCGTCAGCATTATGCGCGCGCACGATGGCTATTGGGTGGTGGGCCGTGACTCGACCACGCCTAGCTTGACGCGGATTACCGGGGTGAGCGCGGTGGGGACTGTGTACTCGTCTTATACGACAAGTGATGTCTCGGTGCCGACTTCGCGCTGGGTTGGGGCGAACGTGGTTGCTCCGGAGCCTGGAACGATGGCCGCGTTGGGCATCGGCGTTGCGGCGTTGCTCCGCCGCCGCCGCAAGGCATAA
- a CDS encoding GAF domain-containing protein produces MPGLNPNLAFRKEILDREHPILESILGAVDVGIMLTDLKHNTLVVNDSFGQLFGIPMVEAIRNNPQTVRGLVQKRIIDFGAWQANLEQVYDDPTSVQEDLLFLQEPHQVLERKTIPILGDDHVPIARLWTFADITKRYHRVQIDSLLQSLSVKFDPNPRKVYDHIVQALAEFYNSTCILSILEGERMKFQSIASAIVDVSNETGNELRQSFCQFCLENDGPIIIQNALENSVYAAMMPVQLGITRYAGVPLRSSDGTVFGTLCVLDHHKTKILGDDDLRLLSLMGMRISGELMRESHLSRLEQDLAHAQKQMIQNEKLAVAGTLSASIAHDIRNIVSAITVDLDGDYESAVDRLDRARVHMERFNVLALRLLSYAKPKEISTQKIELSDAMHKVAELLHRHLQISKVDLVVDFAPDFPEIEADPSRIEHLLMNLCLNALQAVKSGGIIKVIGRAEDDQAIIEVSDTGKGMPAEQVQNAFKPFQSSRPDGFGLGLYSCQQIVNESGGTIAVSSSDHGTTFTIRFPLP; encoded by the coding sequence ATGCCTGGCTTGAACCCGAACCTTGCCTTTCGAAAGGAGATTCTCGACCGAGAACATCCGATCTTGGAGTCGATCTTGGGGGCGGTGGATGTCGGGATCATGCTCACCGATTTAAAGCATAACACCTTAGTCGTCAACGATAGTTTCGGGCAACTTTTCGGGATTCCGATGGTGGAGGCGATTCGAAACAATCCGCAAACTGTGCGCGGTTTGGTTCAGAAGCGAATCATCGATTTTGGTGCGTGGCAGGCAAATCTCGAACAGGTTTATGACGACCCGACTTCGGTTCAAGAAGACCTGCTGTTTCTGCAGGAACCGCACCAAGTATTGGAGCGGAAAACGATCCCAATTTTGGGCGACGACCATGTTCCGATCGCCAGACTGTGGACCTTCGCCGATATCACTAAGCGGTATCACCGCGTCCAGATCGATTCATTGCTGCAAAGTCTTAGCGTTAAGTTCGATCCGAATCCGCGCAAGGTTTACGATCATATCGTCCAGGCTTTGGCTGAATTCTATAACAGCACTTGCATCCTTTCGATCCTCGAAGGGGAGCGGATGAAGTTTCAATCTATTGCCAGCGCGATAGTCGATGTCAGCAACGAAACCGGCAATGAACTGCGGCAATCTTTCTGCCAGTTCTGCCTTGAAAACGACGGGCCGATCATCATCCAAAACGCCCTGGAGAACTCGGTTTATGCCGCGATGATGCCGGTGCAATTGGGAATCACGCGGTACGCCGGTGTCCCGCTAAGGTCGTCTGATGGAACGGTTTTTGGGACGCTCTGCGTGCTCGATCACCACAAAACCAAGATTTTAGGGGACGATGACCTGCGTCTGCTCAGCCTGATGGGGATGCGGATCAGCGGGGAACTCATGCGCGAATCGCACCTTTCGAGGTTGGAGCAAGACCTCGCCCACGCCCAAAAGCAGATGATTCAGAACGAAAAGCTGGCTGTGGCAGGCACGCTCTCGGCGAGCATAGCCCACGATATTCGAAACATCGTGAGCGCAATCACCGTGGATTTGGACGGCGATTACGAATCGGCAGTTGACCGGTTGGATCGCGCCAGAGTCCACATGGAGCGGTTTAATGTCCTTGCTCTTCGGCTGCTTTCATACGCCAAACCGAAGGAGATTTCGACTCAAAAGATTGAGCTTTCGGATGCGATGCACAAGGTCGCCGAACTCCTCCATCGACATCTTCAGATTTCAAAGGTCGACCTCGTCGTCGACTTCGCACCCGATTTTCCGGAGATCGAAGCGGACCCCAGCCGGATCGAACACCTCCTGATGAACCTGTGCCTGAATGCCCTCCAAGCCGTCAAGTCGGGCGGAATCATTAAGGTTATTGGGCGGGCCGAAGACGATCAGGCGATCATCGAAGTGAGCGATACCGGTAAAGGGATGCCAGCAGAACAGGTTCAAAATGCGTTCAAACCGTTCCAAAGTTCGCGGCCGGATGGGTTTGGGCTCGGGCTCTATTCTTGTCAGCAGATCGTCAATGAGTCCGGCGGCACGATCGCAGTTTCGTCATCGGACCACGGCACCACTTTCACGATCAGGTTCCCACTGCCATGA
- a CDS encoding helix-turn-helix transcriptional regulator has protein sequence MSWYTSIVDSPIQMFKALGDPTRARIFEFLCSKCNPIALDESGDVRPIQGVTVGEVCCHVTGNEQFSSTVSFHIKELRLAGLIHAEKSGKFMVCSLRKEAIDVMRGYLDSQSEACTVACSATSPQISTKEETK, from the coding sequence ATGTCGTGGTATACTTCGATTGTGGACTCACCCATCCAAATGTTCAAAGCCCTCGGTGACCCGACTCGGGCACGCATCTTTGAGTTTCTTTGCTCGAAGTGCAATCCGATCGCCCTTGATGAAAGCGGCGATGTTCGCCCGATTCAAGGAGTGACCGTGGGAGAAGTCTGTTGCCACGTCACGGGTAACGAGCAATTTAGCTCGACAGTCTCCTTTCACATCAAAGAGCTCCGCCTGGCTGGATTAATCCATGCCGAGAAAAGCGGGAAATTTATGGTGTGTTCTCTCAGAAAAGAGGCCATTGACGTGATGCGCGGGTATCTCGACAGCCAATCAGAAGCATGCACCGTTGCGTGCTCAGCCACCAGTCCACAAATTTCAACCAAGGAAGAAACCAAATGA
- the arsA gene encoding arsenical pump-driving ATPase, producing the protein MWANNLKSRYLFFTGKGGVGKTSLACATALSLAQSGKKTLIVSTDPASNLDEVFGVRLGSEPTPIPGIEGLFGANLDPEAAAAAYREKVVGPFRGKLPEAVIRNMEEQFSGACTTEIAAFDEFVRLMADQEATESFDHLVFDTAPTGHTLRLLSLPNAWSGYLNTTTAEASCLGPLAGLKDQKELYRQAFEHLADGDLTTVVLVARPERASLKEAARTQGELSELGITNLSLLVNAVYRIDSTEDPIAQQYAAVVEDGLSSMPTSLKSIPSTEIPLLSGNVVGIEALRALLSGSREVPTSSRSLIPPQSKLLFEQFVRELEQTGKGVVMTMGKGGVGKTRVATRIAQALASHGHSVLLTTTDPAGNVMDVATDSHGDLIVERIDPAAEVAKYTESALQKASQMMDDDALALLKEDLRSPCTEEIAVFRAFADAVAKGTDRFVVIDTAPTGHTILLMDATESYHREVARTQSDAPESVRELLPRLRDPEFTKVVLVALPEPTPVHEAQRLEADLRRAGIEPFGWIINRSFIATGVSEPMLAGKAAQEVGPIQEVLDSAIRVVIEPWTSPLEKADRPQSVAQDVLV; encoded by the coding sequence ATGTGGGCCAACAACCTCAAATCGCGATACCTCTTCTTTACCGGCAAGGGAGGTGTCGGCAAGACTTCTCTCGCCTGTGCCACGGCTTTAAGTCTGGCTCAATCCGGCAAGAAGACTCTCATCGTCAGCACTGATCCAGCAAGTAACCTTGACGAAGTGTTCGGCGTGCGCTTGGGTTCTGAGCCAACTCCGATTCCCGGAATTGAGGGACTGTTTGGCGCAAACCTAGACCCCGAGGCTGCTGCTGCCGCATATCGCGAGAAGGTCGTCGGTCCTTTCCGGGGCAAGTTGCCTGAAGCGGTCATCCGAAACATGGAGGAGCAATTCTCCGGAGCATGCACCACCGAGATCGCAGCCTTTGACGAATTCGTCCGGCTGATGGCAGACCAGGAAGCCACCGAATCATTCGACCACCTCGTCTTTGATACGGCTCCCACTGGGCACACCCTCCGACTTCTCAGTCTCCCCAATGCCTGGAGCGGATATCTGAACACGACGACCGCCGAAGCGAGTTGCCTCGGCCCGCTCGCTGGGTTGAAAGATCAAAAGGAGCTTTACCGACAAGCGTTTGAACATTTGGCAGATGGCGATCTAACCACCGTGGTGTTGGTAGCTCGGCCAGAACGGGCTAGTTTGAAAGAAGCCGCCCGGACTCAGGGGGAACTGAGCGAACTCGGAATTACCAATCTGTCTCTCTTAGTAAACGCGGTGTATCGAATCGACTCCACCGAAGATCCGATCGCCCAGCAGTATGCCGCCGTCGTGGAAGATGGACTGTCCTCAATGCCAACCAGCCTGAAGTCGATTCCTAGCACCGAGATTCCTCTCCTTTCGGGCAACGTTGTTGGAATCGAGGCACTTAGAGCGCTTTTGTCGGGGTCCCGCGAGGTTCCTACTTCTTCTCGATCACTCATTCCGCCACAGAGCAAGCTTTTATTCGAGCAGTTTGTCCGCGAACTTGAGCAGACTGGCAAGGGAGTCGTGATGACTATGGGCAAGGGCGGAGTCGGCAAGACACGAGTGGCCACTCGAATCGCTCAAGCGCTCGCAAGCCACGGACACTCCGTACTGCTCACCACCACTGACCCAGCCGGAAACGTGATGGATGTTGCAACCGATTCACATGGAGATCTAATTGTTGAGCGAATCGACCCCGCGGCAGAGGTTGCCAAGTACACCGAATCAGCACTTCAAAAGGCATCTCAAATGATGGATGACGACGCTCTGGCTCTTCTCAAAGAGGATCTACGCTCACCATGTACAGAAGAGATCGCAGTATTCAGAGCCTTTGCGGATGCGGTCGCTAAAGGCACTGACCGATTCGTCGTCATCGATACCGCACCGACTGGTCACACGATTCTGCTCATGGATGCGACCGAGTCGTATCATCGCGAAGTCGCCAGAACCCAAAGCGACGCACCCGAATCGGTCCGCGAACTCCTCCCTCGACTTCGCGACCCTGAATTCACGAAGGTTGTGCTCGTTGCCCTCCCAGAGCCAACTCCAGTCCATGAAGCCCAGCGATTGGAAGCGGATTTGCGACGGGCTGGCATAGAACCGTTTGGCTGGATCATCAACCGATCGTTCATTGCCACAGGAGTTTCTGAGCCTATGCTTGCGGGAAAGGCGGCTCAGGAAGTTGGCCCTATCCAGGAAGTTCTGGATTCCGCGATTCGCGTCGTCATCGAACCCTGGACCTCGCCGCTCGAAAAGGCAGACCGACCACAGTCAGTCGCTCAGGACGTACTGGTATGA
- a CDS encoding metallophosphoesterase family protein, translating to MTRLAIFSDIHANLPSMEAVKASIDGGGYDGVYCLGDLGGYASQPNEVQEIIQSMGCPTILGNYDEGVGFNKDDCGCHYIKPFDIEMSNISFSWTRSNTLDSNKSWLRALPREIRIDVEGRRVLLCHGSPRSNTEYLFENRSDGFLSQFTSGSKDDAHADVIVFGHTHVPFHRVVNSVHFINTGSVGRPKDGDPRAGYAVISFDRDSLSVEQVRVEYDVEIAAGRLVEAGLPEYFADYLRFAGQLDSNT from the coding sequence ATGACAAGACTCGCCATATTCTCCGACATACACGCCAACCTCCCATCAATGGAGGCCGTTAAAGCCTCCATTGATGGGGGTGGATACGACGGCGTTTATTGCCTCGGGGACCTCGGAGGGTATGCGAGCCAACCGAATGAAGTTCAGGAGATCATCCAATCGATGGGATGCCCCACCATCTTGGGCAATTACGACGAAGGAGTCGGATTCAACAAAGATGATTGCGGGTGCCACTACATCAAGCCATTCGATATCGAAATGAGTAACATCTCATTTTCGTGGACCAGGTCAAATACATTGGACTCGAACAAGTCATGGCTGCGCGCTTTACCCCGCGAAATTAGAATCGATGTGGAGGGGCGGCGAGTGCTTCTTTGCCACGGCTCTCCCCGTTCCAACACTGAATATCTCTTTGAGAACCGATCAGACGGCTTCCTGAGCCAGTTCACGTCCGGTAGCAAGGACGATGCCCATGCAGATGTCATCGTATTTGGCCACACCCACGTCCCATTCCACCGGGTTGTGAACAGCGTGCACTTCATCAACACTGGGTCCGTGGGTCGGCCCAAAGATGGTGACCCCAGAGCAGGATACGCGGTGATTTCATTTGATCGCGATAGCCTGTCTGTCGAACAAGTGCGTGTGGAATATGACGTCGAAATCGCCGCTGGCAGGCTGGTAGAAGCAGGTTTGCCAGAGTACTTCGCCGACTATCTTAGGTTTGCTGGGCAACTCGATAGCAATACATAA